A window of ANME-2 cluster archaeon contains these coding sequences:
- a CDS encoding class I SAM-dependent methyltransferase family protein has protein sequence MKLWALRVPSTMGEDIRRMLQEAGHIHPEARIRRDGEHILIPVTGKPEPDELGALPGADENIAVIEAEFEPKRKNPSLEDILGFTPGFDVIGDIAIVDADNPDATRIAKALMEYRKSINVVLGAVGPVEGEFRTRQWVVLAGEHRTRTIHKEHGCRYNVDLAGAYFSGRLGTERKRVADMVKRGQYVVDLFAGVGPFSILIGKSVPGASVVAVDKNPGAVKLLRENISLNRLDNVTAVEDDARNAAGNLKHSADHVIMNLPQSAREFLDYGILAAKDGGVVHFYDITHEDDLYRTSWGLIQEAAARMERKVECTGRRIVRSYAPYQYNVCIEFRVIED, from the coding sequence ATGAAACTGTGGGCCCTCAGGGTACCTAGCACAATGGGAGAGGATATTCGAAGGATGCTGCAAGAGGCCGGGCATATCCATCCGGAAGCGCGGATACGCCGGGACGGTGAACACATCCTCATACCTGTGACTGGGAAGCCAGAGCCGGATGAACTGGGGGCACTGCCTGGTGCAGATGAGAATATTGCCGTTATTGAGGCCGAATTTGAGCCCAAACGAAAAAACCCGTCACTTGAAGATATATTGGGATTCACACCCGGCTTTGATGTGATCGGCGATATTGCCATTGTTGATGCTGATAACCCTGATGCAACACGTATTGCAAAGGCATTAATGGAGTACAGGAAAAGCATTAATGTGGTGCTGGGGGCGGTTGGCCCGGTAGAAGGCGAGTTCAGGACCCGGCAGTGGGTGGTACTGGCAGGCGAACACAGGACCCGTACCATTCATAAAGAACACGGCTGCCGCTATAATGTGGACCTTGCCGGTGCCTATTTCTCAGGCAGGCTTGGAACTGAGCGAAAAAGGGTGGCTGACATGGTAAAGCGGGGGCAGTATGTGGTGGACCTGTTCGCAGGTGTGGGGCCGTTCAGCATCCTGATCGGAAAGAGTGTACCTGGGGCCAGTGTGGTGGCAGTGGATAAGAACCCGGGGGCTGTCAAGCTCCTGCGTGAGAATATAAGCCTCAACCGGCTGGACAACGTAACGGCAGTGGAAGATGATGCAAGAAATGCGGCAGGGAATTTGAAACATTCGGCAGACCATGTTATTATGAACCTGCCCCAGTCTGCCAGGGAGTTTCTGGACTACGGCATACTGGCGGCAAAGGATGGGGGTGTGGTGCACTTTTATGATATTACGCATGAGGATGATCTTTACAGGACCTCGTGGGGACTGATACAGGAAGCTGCAGCGCGTATGGAGAGAAAGGTGGAATGTACAGGGAGAAGGATTGTGAGGTCGTATGCTCCATACCAGTATAATGTGTGTATTGAGTTTCGGGTGATTGAAGATTAG